From Geotalea uraniireducens Rf4:
TCGGAGCGTTCCGATGCAGCCGTGGTGATAGTCTCGGAGGAGCGAGGCGATGTGTCCCTGGCGCTTGCCGGAGAGTTGCACAAGATTAAATCACCGGAACAACTCCATGAATGGCTCCATTCGCTCTTGGCGCCACCGTCGCAGGAGGCGAGCAAGATCAGCATAAAGAGCAGGCTGTTCAGTAATCTCTGGCCCAAGCTGGCGACCCTGATGCTTGTTCTTGTCTGCTGGATGTTGATAACCGCCCGTCAGGGGGGGATTCTTACCGTCACAGCTCCGATTAAGTTCCATAACCTTCCCGACAATTTGGCGCTGACAAAAAGTTCTCCGGAAGAAGTCGAGGTCCAGTTGAAGGTTTTTTCCAATCTCGTCCCATCGCCAAAGCAGATGGATATCGTGGCCGATCTTGACCTGTCCAAGGTTAAGGAGGGTGTAAACAACCTGGCCATACGCAATGACGACTTCAAGTTGCCGCCGGGGGTGGTTATTGCCGGGCTTAACCGTTCTGTGGCGAAAGTGATAATTGATAAAAAGGTTCGTAAGCAGCTTGTCGTCAAGGTAAAGACGGTGGGACGGCTCCCCGGCGGGCTGCGGCTCCGTTCGTTAAAGGCTGATCCGTCGACGGTAATGGTGGAAGGCGCAGCGCATATCCTTGACCAGTTGGAGTTGTTGCAGACAGAAGATGTTGACCTGTCAACGGTGCGGCAAAGCACTGTAGTGGAGCGGCGGGTCTTATCGCCGGCGCCGCAGGTAAGGGTACTTTGGGATGAGCCGGTTAAGGTCCGACTGGTCACTGCTGGTCGCTAACCAGTTTCTGTCCGGAAAGGGTGCTTTTTCGCCCTGGCTGTGTCAATCTTCGGGCTTGCTTGTGATTTCGGCCTTTGGCCTCACCCTTCGGGCGCCTTCGCGGTCCAATTTTGCATGCAAAATTGTGCGGCGTACCTATGTACGCCTCCGCGCAACCCCTTGATTTTCTTGCCAGGACAAAAAATTCTTGCTTTCCGAATCAGCAGCCAATGGCTTCTCATCAGGGGTTTCCGGATGGAAACTATCTAGTGTCTTTACTGATGCGATTTCCCGGGGGGTTGACAAAACTATCTTTTTGTTATACAAATAACAAACTTTTTAATTTATTATAGAACAATGAGGGGGGGACATGGCTAATAACATTAGGGTTTTACTATTCTGCGTTATCGTTCTCTCCTTTCCTTCGCTTGTTCTTGCTGCAAAAACCCACAAAGTAAAAAAGAATGAAACAATTTTTTCCCTCGCCCAAAAATATCACGTCACCGTTGAAGAACTCAAATCGACTAACAACCTGGTAAGTAATCACATAAAACCGAAAGAAGTGCTGATTATCCCACCGAGATCGGTTGCGAACGGTTCAGGAGAGCATGAGTCGGGCGGAAGAACCAAGGTTGCCACATATAAGGTTAAAAAGAGTGAAACACTGTCACGTATTGCGAGAAAGACGGGTGTTTCTGTCCGCGAACTGAAGCGCCTCAACAACCTGACCAATAAGCGGGTAAAAGCCGGTAAGATACTTGTACTACGTGAAGAAAGCGCTGCCGAAGAGCCGCCGCAGCGGAGTGCGAAGAAGCTTCAGTTGCGCCATGGCGATCTTTTTAACGAAAAGGATTATGAGCAGAGTCTGTCGGAACTTGCCGAACTGGACCCGGACCAGCAGGTTGACCTGAAAAAAAATACCGTGCTCAAGCTGGACAGCATCCAGGAATTGAAAAAATCAGCCTATGGTTTTCTCGGCACACGTTACAGGTTTGGCGGCAGTTCAAAAAACGGCATCGACTGTTCCAGTTTTGTCCAGAAGGTTTTCAGCGAACTGGAAGTGTCTCTTCCCAGGACTGCCCGGGAACAGTACGGCATTGGGACTGAAGTGGCACCCGGCGATCTGCAGAAGGGCGACCTGATTTTCTTCCGCACCTATGCTTCCTATCCCTCCCATGTCGGCATTTATCTTGGTAACAATAAGATGATCCATGCTTCTTCACGGGATCGGCGTGTGGTGATTTCGCCGATGAACACCGATTATTACCGTTCTCGCTTTATCGGCGCCAAGCGGATCGCCAAGATCAATCCGGAAGTATTCAAATTTGATGATCTCATTCTCGGTGTCGAAGAAGAGTCGGTTGACGATGCGATTTCAAACGATTCCCTGGGGCTGACTCAGGTAAAATAAACTGTAAATCATAGCTGCATAAAAAATCCGGTCACTGACCGGATTTTTTTTATGGAAGGGAAGCAAGAATTTCGAAGGAATTTGCCAATGCAGGTACTGCTTGCCTATAAATCTAATATCCGCGGTGCAAAAGATCCTTACACGTCCCTTCTTCCCATTGGCCTGGGATATATCAATGCGGTTCTCCGCAAAGAAGGCTACCCGACTCAGCTTGCCAACTTTTCCCAAACGAGCTGGAAGGAGATAGAATCTCACCTCGCGACCTTGCAGCCTGAAGTTCTCGGCATTTCCCAATTGACCCACAATCGGTTTGAATCACTCAAGCTGGCCGAACTCGCCAAAAAAATAAATCCAGCCACCATCGTCGTTTTTGGCGGTCCCCACGCTACCCACCAGTTTCAAGAGATTCTTGCCCGGCAGACCGAGGTGGATGTCGTGGTTATGGGGGAAGGGGAGGATACCTTTCTCGATCTGATGAATACCGTCAGTAGAAAAGGCACATCATCCCTCGGCGAGGTGAAGGGCATCGCCTTTCGCAAAGACGGCGTCGTTGTCTCTACCGCTCCCCGGCCACCCATTGCCGACCTCAATTCGATCCCGTTTCCCGCCGGATATTTCGACGGAGGCATAGGTGTCGATATCCACCGTCAGCTCGAATTTATCGTCACTTCGAGAGGGTGCCCGGCGGTGTGTGTGTTCTGCTCGTCGCCGTTGTTTTGGGGGCGATCCCTCAGGTTACGCTCTCCGAGGGCTGTGGTTGACGAAATCAGGATGATCCGGGATCGCTATGGCCTCATCTACTTTTCCATCCGTGACGATACCTTCACTGTCGATAAGGGCAGGGTCATGGAGTTTTGCCGGCTTCTGCAGGAAGAAAAGGTCCACATCCTCTGGAACTGTCAATCCCGCGTGAATGCTGTTGATGAGGAGATGTTGCTGGTCATGAAGCGGTCCGGCTGCGAATGCATCCAGTTTGGCGTGGAATCCGGTTCGCCGCGGGTACTCAAGGCGCTCGGCAAGCGAATCACCACGGAGGAGGTCAGGCGGGCTGCCGCTGCCGTCCGGCTGGCGGGAATACATCTCTCCATTTATCTGATTACCGGGGTTGCCGATGAGACGGATGAGGACCTGAAGGCTTCCATCCGACTGATAGAGTCTATCCGGCCCCATGACGGCCAGGTTTCGCCACTGGCGTATTATCCCGGCACTGCACTGTTTGCCGGGGGAGTAAGGTCGGGGAGGATCGGCCGGGACATTTTCCTGAAAGACCGACGGGAGGCTTTTTATGTGCGAGAAGACCCATTTGTTGCGTCCTCGACAAAAACCCTGCTGAAGACGCTGAACAGGGTTGCGGAGGTCAATCGCTTTACCGCTGCCGATTATCGCGCCCAGAAGAAGCAGCTTGGTTACTGCCATACGACCAATATGATGGCTGGGGAAATGTATGAGGAAAAAGGAGACTGGGTGCTGGCGGAGAGGGAATATCGGGAGATTACCGAAAATGAACCGGAAAACCCTTGGGGATGGTTGCTTCTCGGTGGGCTCTATGGCAGGGTGGAAGAGTGGGAACGTGGTCGTCGGGCGTTCAATCGGGTACTCCGGCTTGTGCCGGCCCATGTGCCTGCCTACTCTGCGCTTGGGGAGCTGAACATGTTTGCCGGGAACAGCTCGGAGGCGATACGTAATTTTCAGCGGGCTCTTTCCATGAATCCGTTCGACAAGGCGGCACAGGATGGTCTAGGAGCCTGTCGGACTTAGGAATGAATCTACTGCGAGAACGGCAAATCGGTCCATATTCCCGGAAATTTTCGACGAATAGGTCCACTATTAGCTCTCAAATTTCCGTAAATCTGTCCTCGATTTTCCATCCTCTCGCTACGATTCCCTAAGTCCGACAGACTCCTAGGGGAACTTGGCGAATAAATAAAGGCGAAACCTTTGCAGGTTTCGCCTCGTAGATTAAAACAGGATGAAAAGATGCTTATTTGCCGGCAGTTCTCAAGCCAGGGGCAAAAATGATCTTATCAAAGGTGCGCTTCAGAGTCTTGCTCTGGAAGTTCACCATCGGTGGTGAGTCAGGGAACTCGACAGTCTCGCCGACTTTTACCTTGGTCTGCATAACGGCTACCCACAGTTTCTGGCCGTTTTCTTCCACTTCAACATAGGTATATCCACCGGAATCCATGGTCTGCAGAACTTTTCCCTTATGACCTGATCCAGCAGGAATCTCCTGCGGTTTCAGACCGGCATGGGGATCGCCACCCGGAGTTGCGCCAGCAGGCATCTGCTGAGCGGGTGCACCGGCTTCTGGTGCCATTCCTTTGGGAGCTTCTTCTTTTTTCTTGCAACCGGTAGCTGCAAGAGCAACGATTGCCAACATAACTACTAATGTCTTCTTCACCGTTATCCTCCTGTTGGATATTATTAAGCGCTGGTTAAAATAGCACACCTTTAAATTATTTGACAATAAAAAAGTATGGGCTATTCACTCGTTTTATTGAAAGAATTTAAGACGGCCTATTTGCCGATTATTACTTCGCCGGTGTCGGTGATAAGCCTGCCGGGAAGCTCGAACACCCGCTTGAATATGTCGAAAACTCCTCTTGCCAGGGATTTCACCGGAATAGCGGTAACCTTCGGATCATCGGCCTTTCCTTTTGCCTCGAAATAAGCGGTTATAAGGGTTTTGTCCTTACCCGTAAGTATCCAGCCGACGATGGGGATGTGACTTACCACTTTGTCAACGGTCTGCAGAGGTTGCACTCCTATGGTGGCATCAAGTTCTTCCTTTATCAGGTCGAGTTTGCCGACGGCGGAAATGTTCATGGCGTCACTGTCTATAAAAAGGTCTTTAGTGGAGATTACGCCATCGCGGATAGCTATGGAACCGGTTATTTCATTAAACGGCATGCCGCCGGAAACCATATCGGGCAGTTGCAATTTCAGCAATTGAGAGACATTGAGAATGGAGAAGATTTTCGAGAGGGTCGAAAACTTGCGTAACGAGCCCTCTTCGATGGAGAGTTTTACGGAGCCGAGCGCTGTTTTTTTGATGTCGTCTCCTGTATTCCCCTTTGCCGTCAATTCTCCCTGCATGGTAAGTGTACCGGTGATTTCCTGCTTCTTTACGCCAACGGCCCGTGTGACCTTTTCGGCTGAAACCTTGTTCAGGTTAAAACTGACATGGTAGCGCGGGGCGCCGTTCGTGCCGAAATCGAACCGTCCCTTGCCCGATACATCCCCACCGAAAGCCGAAAACTCGACCGGTTGCAGATAGAGAATTTTATCATCAAGCATCGCCACGGTTTTTAAACGCTTGAAATCCATATCCTTGAACTTTCCGGAACTTGCCAGGATTGTCGCCTTCAGCCCGATCCTCATTGGAGATTTATCCTTGATGTTCACCTGTTCCAGCTTCGACAAGAGAAGGATATCTTCTATTTCCAAATGGGGGGAGTTCACGGTGATGTCGATTTTTGGATTCTTAATGTCCTGGACAGTCCCTTTGATGTTTAACTGAGAATTATTGATCTGTCCGGAAAGGGTTTTTATCTGGAGATTATTGTCCGTCAGAGAGATGTTGCCCTGCAACTTTTCAGTCCTGACTTCTTTTTGCGGGACGTGAAGTCCCAGATCGGAGAAATAGAGGGATGACGAGGCAAAGGTAATATTGAACGTCGGGTTTTTGAAGCCGGTTAATGAGCCCTTGCCGTAAATGGTCGAATTCCCGAGTTTCACCGAGAGTTGGGATGTTTCCAGCGAATCACCCTTGAAGCGGACTGCGCCGGTCATGTTGCTCACGGTCTT
This genomic window contains:
- the cdaA gene encoding diadenylate cyclase CdaA — protein: MFPYFRPQDIADILIMSFLVYQLYSWFKNTRALQVVIGLGFLGLLYVITKNLGLFMTSWILQELGTVLFILLIVIFQAEIRQALYRFSLLRNLFGRQGSASQLDLMDFSSTIFTLAQEKTGALIVFQRKEALDDYLLHGVQLDSLPSSQLLMSIFNDGTPLHDGAVLIRDGRVALASCHLPLSTSSDIPQYYGTRHRAGLGISERSDAAVVIVSEERGDVSLALAGELHKIKSPEQLHEWLHSLLAPPSQEASKISIKSRLFSNLWPKLATLMLVLVCWMLITARQGGILTVTAPIKFHNLPDNLALTKSSPEEVEVQLKVFSNLVPSPKQMDIVADLDLSKVKEGVNNLAIRNDDFKLPPGVVIAGLNRSVAKVIIDKKVRKQLVVKVKTVGRLPGGLRLRSLKADPSTVMVEGAAHILDQLELLQTEDVDLSTVRQSTVVERRVLSPAPQVRVLWDEPVKVRLVTAGR
- a CDS encoding C40 family peptidase, which gives rise to MANNIRVLLFCVIVLSFPSLVLAAKTHKVKKNETIFSLAQKYHVTVEELKSTNNLVSNHIKPKEVLIIPPRSVANGSGEHESGGRTKVATYKVKKSETLSRIARKTGVSVRELKRLNNLTNKRVKAGKILVLREESAAEEPPQRSAKKLQLRHGDLFNEKDYEQSLSELAELDPDQQVDLKKNTVLKLDSIQELKKSAYGFLGTRYRFGGSSKNGIDCSSFVQKVFSELEVSLPRTAREQYGIGTEVAPGDLQKGDLIFFRTYASYPSHVGIYLGNNKMIHASSRDRRVVISPMNTDYYRSRFIGAKRIAKINPEVFKFDDLILGVEEESVDDAISNDSLGLTQVK
- a CDS encoding B12-binding domain-containing radical SAM protein — protein: MQVLLAYKSNIRGAKDPYTSLLPIGLGYINAVLRKEGYPTQLANFSQTSWKEIESHLATLQPEVLGISQLTHNRFESLKLAELAKKINPATIVVFGGPHATHQFQEILARQTEVDVVVMGEGEDTFLDLMNTVSRKGTSSLGEVKGIAFRKDGVVVSTAPRPPIADLNSIPFPAGYFDGGIGVDIHRQLEFIVTSRGCPAVCVFCSSPLFWGRSLRLRSPRAVVDEIRMIRDRYGLIYFSIRDDTFTVDKGRVMEFCRLLQEEKVHILWNCQSRVNAVDEEMLLVMKRSGCECIQFGVESGSPRVLKALGKRITTEEVRRAAAAVRLAGIHLSIYLITGVADETDEDLKASIRLIESIRPHDGQVSPLAYYPGTALFAGGVRSGRIGRDIFLKDRREAFYVREDPFVASSTKTLLKTLNRVAEVNRFTAADYRAQKKQLGYCHTTNMMAGEMYEEKGDWVLAEREYREITENEPENPWGWLLLGGLYGRVEEWERGRRAFNRVLRLVPAHVPAYSALGELNMFAGNSSEAIRNFQRALSMNPFDKAAQDGLGACRT